Proteins from a genomic interval of Ramlibacter algicola:
- a CDS encoding NnrS family protein: MADPAASPLSPARWQLQSLLAQPWRLGFAAGATLLALAGAWWIAVLVPGAVPRWAVPRPLAHGAVMALGPFPLFIGGFAFTALPRWLRVPAPPTASLLPAFGAQAIGWCVWLAGTLVAPAFAAVGAAIAAAGLADLARRAVRQVRASDKPDRLHPALIAAALAAGAVATAVLAAATALQRWDVAGAAVLTGFWGCVAAVFTVAADRLVPAFDLPGASRRAHALLAVVLAAVVLRAIAPWMGEHVAWLGLLAAVQGAAGLAIAAGAFAWQRARHLRTPLVRALFLGSCWFAAGWLLGAFNAASRAAGHAAPLPLADVHALGAGAFSLLLAGMASQVVAAHTARPLVLGARPAWLFAAVQGAVLLRIAAAAFALPFLLLPAAVLWSASLGAWAFRIVHEAALATTARARH; the protein is encoded by the coding sequence GTGGCTGATCCTGCCGCTTCGCCGCTAAGCCCTGCGCGCTGGCAGCTGCAGTCGCTGCTCGCGCAGCCGTGGCGGCTCGGCTTCGCCGCCGGCGCCACGCTGCTGGCGCTGGCGGGCGCGTGGTGGATCGCCGTGCTCGTGCCGGGTGCCGTGCCGCGCTGGGCCGTGCCGCGGCCGCTCGCGCACGGGGCGGTGATGGCGCTGGGGCCGTTCCCGCTGTTCATCGGCGGCTTCGCCTTCACCGCGCTGCCGCGCTGGCTGCGCGTGCCGGCCCCGCCGACGGCGTCGCTGTTGCCGGCCTTCGGCGCGCAGGCGATCGGCTGGTGCGTGTGGCTCGCAGGCACCCTGGTCGCTCCTGCGTTCGCCGCCGTGGGCGCTGCAATCGCCGCGGCGGGGCTGGCCGATCTCGCGCGGCGCGCCGTGCGGCAGGTGCGCGCGAGCGACAAGCCCGACCGCCTGCACCCGGCGCTCATCGCCGCTGCGCTCGCCGCCGGCGCGGTTGCGACCGCGGTGCTGGCTGCGGCCACCGCGCTGCAACGCTGGGACGTCGCCGGCGCCGCCGTTCTCACCGGTTTCTGGGGCTGCGTGGCGGCGGTGTTCACCGTCGCGGCCGACCGCCTCGTCCCCGCGTTCGACCTGCCCGGCGCCTCGCGCCGTGCGCATGCACTGCTCGCCGTGGTGCTGGCGGCGGTGGTGCTGCGGGCGATCGCACCGTGGATGGGCGAGCACGTGGCGTGGCTGGGACTGCTCGCGGCGGTGCAGGGCGCCGCGGGGCTCGCCATCGCCGCCGGCGCGTTCGCCTGGCAACGCGCGCGGCACCTGCGCACGCCGCTCGTGCGCGCGCTGTTCCTGGGCAGCTGCTGGTTCGCTGCCGGCTGGCTGCTCGGCGCGTTCAACGCGGCATCGCGCGCGGCGGGCCATGCGGCCCCGCTGCCGCTGGCCGACGTGCATGCGCTGGGCGCCGGCGCCTTCAGCCTGCTGCTGGCAGGCATGGCGTCGCAAGTCGTGGCCGCGCACACGGCGCGCCCGCTCGTGCTCGGCGCCCGCCCGGCCTGGCTGTTCGCTGCGGTACAGGGCGCCGTGCTGCTGCGCATCGCCGCGGCGGCGTTCGCCCTCCCGTTCCTCCTGCTGCCCGCCGCCGTGCTGTGGAGCGCCTCGCTCGGCGCCTGGGCCTTCCGCATCGTCCACGAAGCGGCGCTCGCCACGACGGCGCGCGCGCGGCATTGA
- a CDS encoding NAD(P)H-dependent flavin oxidoreductase: protein MTDDGMAAAQATEEGAAFAASLAQLAQDSGLKALQWRGRSLLPVVQGGMGVGVSAGGLAGTVAGCGAVGTIASVDLRRVHPDLMERTAALEGEGARGAINAANLEALSREIRRARDIAQGRGLVAVNVMRAVGEYPASVRQALESGADALVVGAGLPLDLPELAADHPHVALVPILSDARGTQLVLRRWARRGRKPDAIVIEHPGHAGGHLGAARIEDLHDPRFDFEVVLPQVLEVLREMGLERDVPVIAAGGIRSRDDIARVQALGAAAAQLGTPFAVTRESDAHPHFKQVLAEARPEDIVEFTSVAGLPARAVRTPWLDKYLRLESRLQAGAHAKRHCTMWFDCLAQCGLRDGKADWGQFCIDKVLGHAWLGEVRKGLFFRGAGALPFGEQVRSVAELMQWLLGGIRPAAPTLEVIHAT from the coding sequence ATGACCGATGACGGGATGGCGGCCGCGCAGGCCACCGAGGAAGGCGCCGCGTTCGCCGCGAGCCTGGCGCAACTGGCGCAGGACAGCGGATTGAAGGCGCTGCAGTGGCGCGGCCGCAGCTTGCTGCCGGTGGTGCAGGGCGGGATGGGCGTGGGCGTGTCCGCCGGCGGTCTCGCCGGCACGGTGGCCGGGTGCGGCGCGGTCGGCACGATCGCGTCGGTGGACCTGCGCCGCGTGCATCCGGACCTGATGGAGCGCACCGCGGCGCTGGAAGGCGAGGGCGCCAGGGGCGCGATCAACGCGGCGAACCTGGAAGCGCTGTCGCGCGAGATCCGGCGTGCGCGCGACATCGCGCAGGGCCGCGGCCTCGTCGCGGTGAACGTGATGCGCGCGGTGGGCGAGTACCCGGCGTCCGTGCGCCAGGCACTGGAGAGCGGCGCCGACGCGCTGGTGGTCGGCGCCGGGCTGCCGCTGGACCTGCCCGAGCTCGCGGCCGACCATCCGCACGTCGCGCTGGTGCCGATCCTGTCGGACGCCCGCGGCACGCAGCTGGTGCTGCGGCGCTGGGCCAGGCGCGGCCGCAAGCCCGACGCGATCGTCATCGAGCACCCCGGCCACGCGGGTGGCCACCTTGGCGCGGCGCGCATCGAGGACCTGCACGACCCGCGCTTCGACTTCGAGGTCGTGCTGCCGCAGGTGCTGGAGGTGCTGCGCGAGATGGGGCTGGAGCGCGACGTACCCGTGATCGCGGCCGGTGGCATCCGCAGCCGCGACGACATCGCGCGCGTGCAGGCGCTCGGCGCCGCCGCCGCGCAACTCGGGACGCCCTTTGCAGTCACGCGGGAAAGCGATGCGCATCCGCACTTCAAGCAGGTGCTGGCCGAGGCCCGGCCGGAGGACATCGTCGAGTTCACCAGCGTCGCCGGCCTGCCCGCGCGCGCGGTGCGCACGCCGTGGCTGGACAAGTACCTGCGCCTCGAGAGCCGCCTGCAGGCGGGCGCGCACGCCAAGCGCCACTGCACGATGTGGTTCGATTGCCTCGCGCAGTGCGGCCTGCGCGACGGCAAGGCAGACTGGGGCCAGTTCTGCATCGACAAGGTGCTCGGCCACGCGTGGCTGGGGGAAGTGCGCAAGGGCCTGTTCTTCCGCGGCGCCGGCGCGCTACCCTTCGGCGAGCAGGTCCGCAGCGTCGCCGAGCTGATGCAGTGGCTGCTGGGGGGCATCCGCCCCGCCGCGCCGACCCTGGAGGTGATCCATGCAACGTGA
- a CDS encoding nitric-oxide reductase large subunit — protein MKNTQTLWRWLGLVFVLSFGALGYLGWQIYVSAPPIPTAVATARGDTLFTGEQVQRGQQVWLAAGGQQQGSVWGHGAYVAPDWSADWLHREALALRTLRAKALVSDPAGLSPSQQHAVDGALKDEMRGNTYDAATGKVTVSELRAQAIRETAAHYTALFGDASSLDKLREQYAMRSGEVPAAQDRDALAAFFFWSAWAAATDRPDEPGVSYTSNWPHEPLVGNTMTTSSAMWSMASIILLLAGIAAMLWLHGAGKHEEEAVPPKADPLLGFQATASMKATRKYFFAVAGLLLLQIGMGAITAHYAVEGSSFFGLPISDLLPYVTSRTIHTQVGVFWIATAWLATGLYIAPMLGGKEPRLQKLGTDFLFWALIAIVVGSTVTGWLGTLQHRGVDFSFWVGNQGLEFTSMGRVWQYLLFVGLLLWAVLLGRALWPALKTPSESRGLIAMVFLSATCIGGFYATSLAWGQHTHYSMVEYWRWWLVHLWVEGFFEVFATAVIALLFTKLGLVRAASANRAIVAETIVFLFGGILGTLHHLYWTGTPTSVIAVGAVFSALEVVPLTLIGLEALQTWRRSQGMPWLAAYKWPVLCFVAVGFWNTVGAGLLGFAINPPASLYYVQGLNMTAAHGHGALFGVYGMLGIGLMLFCLRGLYARHLHADRLLKPAYWCLNIGLALMIFLSLLPAGIYQAAASISKGMWYARSPEVIHSPFMETMVWLRVPGDIVFAAGALFLAVYVMRLLGRGRREAIVPAQVAAAVAR, from the coding sequence ATGAAGAACACGCAAACGCTCTGGCGCTGGCTGGGGCTGGTCTTCGTCCTGTCGTTCGGGGCCCTCGGGTACCTGGGCTGGCAGATCTACGTCTCGGCGCCGCCGATCCCGACGGCCGTCGCCACGGCCCGCGGCGACACGCTGTTCACCGGCGAGCAGGTGCAGCGCGGCCAACAGGTCTGGCTGGCCGCCGGCGGCCAGCAGCAAGGCAGCGTCTGGGGCCACGGCGCGTACGTCGCGCCGGACTGGTCCGCCGACTGGCTGCACCGTGAAGCCCTGGCGCTGCGCACGCTGCGTGCGAAGGCGCTGGTGAGCGACCCGGCCGGCCTGTCGCCGTCGCAGCAGCACGCCGTCGACGGCGCGCTGAAGGACGAGATGCGCGGCAACACGTACGACGCCGCCACCGGCAAGGTGACGGTGTCGGAACTGCGCGCGCAGGCCATCCGCGAGACCGCGGCGCACTACACCGCGCTGTTCGGCGACGCCTCCTCCCTCGACAAGCTGCGCGAGCAATACGCGATGCGCAGCGGCGAAGTTCCCGCGGCCCAGGATCGTGACGCACTGGCCGCCTTTTTCTTCTGGAGTGCCTGGGCCGCGGCGACCGATCGCCCCGACGAGCCCGGCGTCTCGTACACCAGCAACTGGCCGCACGAGCCGCTGGTGGGCAACACGATGACGACGTCGTCGGCGATGTGGTCGATGGCCAGCATCATCCTGCTGCTGGCCGGCATCGCCGCCATGCTGTGGCTGCACGGCGCCGGCAAGCACGAAGAAGAAGCGGTACCGCCCAAGGCCGACCCGCTCCTGGGCTTCCAGGCCACGGCGTCGATGAAGGCCACGCGCAAGTACTTCTTCGCCGTCGCCGGCCTGCTGCTGCTGCAGATCGGCATGGGCGCGATCACCGCGCACTACGCGGTCGAGGGCAGTTCCTTCTTCGGCTTGCCGATCTCCGACCTGCTGCCCTACGTGACCAGCCGCACCATCCACACGCAAGTGGGCGTGTTCTGGATCGCCACCGCGTGGCTCGCCACCGGCCTGTACATCGCCCCGATGCTGGGCGGCAAGGAGCCCAGGCTCCAGAAGCTGGGCACCGACTTCCTGTTCTGGGCGCTGATCGCCATCGTGGTGGGGTCCACCGTGACCGGCTGGCTGGGCACGCTGCAGCACCGCGGCGTCGACTTCAGCTTCTGGGTCGGCAACCAGGGCCTGGAGTTCACCAGCATGGGCCGCGTGTGGCAGTACCTGCTGTTCGTCGGCCTGCTGCTGTGGGCGGTGCTGCTGGGCCGTGCGCTGTGGCCTGCGCTGAAGACGCCGTCGGAAAGCCGCGGCCTGATCGCGATGGTGTTCCTGTCGGCCACCTGCATCGGCGGCTTCTACGCGACCTCGCTCGCCTGGGGCCAGCACACCCACTACTCGATGGTGGAGTACTGGAGGTGGTGGCTGGTGCACCTGTGGGTCGAGGGCTTCTTCGAAGTGTTCGCCACCGCCGTCATCGCGCTGCTGTTCACCAAGCTGGGCCTGGTGCGCGCCGCGAGCGCCAACCGCGCCATCGTCGCCGAGACCATCGTGTTCCTGTTCGGCGGCATCCTGGGCACGCTGCACCACCTGTACTGGACCGGCACGCCCACCTCGGTGATCGCCGTCGGTGCCGTGTTCTCCGCGCTGGAGGTGGTGCCGCTCACGCTGATCGGCCTCGAAGCGCTCCAGACCTGGAGGCGCTCGCAAGGCATGCCCTGGCTCGCCGCCTACAAGTGGCCCGTGCTGTGCTTCGTCGCGGTGGGCTTCTGGAACACCGTGGGCGCCGGCCTGCTCGGCTTCGCCATCAACCCGCCGGCGTCGCTGTACTACGTGCAGGGCCTGAACATGACCGCGGCCCACGGCCACGGCGCGCTGTTCGGTGTCTACGGCATGCTGGGCATCGGCCTGATGCTGTTCTGCCTGCGCGGCCTGTACGCGCGCCACCTGCATGCCGACCGCCTGCTCAAGCCCGCCTACTGGTGCCTGAACATCGGCCTGGCGCTGATGATCTTCCTGTCGCTGCTGCCCGCCGGCATCTACCAGGCCGCCGCCAGCATCAGCAAGGGCATGTGGTACGCCCGCTCGCCCGAGGTCATCCACTCGCCGTTCATGGAGACGATGGTCTGGCTGCGCGTCCCCGGCGACATCGTGTTCGCGGCCGGTGCGCTGTTCCTGGCCGTCTACGTGATGCGCCTGCTGGGCCGCGGCCGCCGCGAAGCGATCGTGCCGGCGCAAGTCGCCGCCGCGGTGGCCCGCTAG
- a CDS encoding metal-sulfur cluster assembly factor, whose translation MSGQAYPCDGPPELAAAVDHALRRVADPEVAMNIVDLGLVYGVALHGRELQVRVTMTSAACPVADTIVGDIEHELDQAVPADLLIRVELVWEPPWSPERLSDSARRFMGW comes from the coding sequence ATGAGCGGCCAGGCCTATCCCTGCGACGGCCCGCCCGAGCTGGCGGCCGCCGTCGACCACGCGCTGCGGCGCGTGGCCGACCCCGAGGTGGCGATGAACATCGTCGACCTGGGGCTCGTCTACGGCGTGGCACTGCACGGGCGCGAGCTGCAGGTGCGGGTCACCATGACCTCGGCCGCCTGCCCGGTGGCCGACACCATCGTCGGCGACATCGAGCACGAGCTGGACCAGGCCGTGCCCGCCGACCTCCTGATCCGCGTCGAGCTGGTGTGGGAGCCGCCCTGGTCGCCCGAGCGCCTGAGCGACAGCGCGCGGCGCTTCATGGGCTGGTGA
- a CDS encoding RrF2 family transcriptional regulator has protein sequence MRLTAFTDYSLRVLMYLGVEPGRRATIGEIAAAFAISEHHLVKVAHFLGKAGWLRNVRGKGGGLELALPPARINIGAVVRDTEGDAVVAECFDGERSDSCVIAGSCKLRGPLEEAIAAFYAVLDRYTLADVVRNRGQLAQVLFFPAAGARKRA, from the coding sequence ATGCGCCTGACCGCCTTCACCGACTACAGCCTGCGGGTCCTGATGTACCTGGGCGTCGAGCCCGGCCGCCGCGCCACCATCGGCGAGATCGCGGCCGCGTTCGCCATCTCCGAGCACCACCTCGTGAAGGTGGCGCATTTCCTGGGCAAGGCCGGCTGGCTGCGCAACGTGCGCGGCAAGGGCGGCGGCCTCGAGCTGGCGCTGCCGCCGGCGCGCATCAACATCGGTGCGGTCGTCCGCGACACCGAAGGCGACGCGGTGGTGGCGGAGTGCTTCGACGGCGAGCGCAGCGACAGTTGCGTGATCGCCGGCAGCTGCAAGCTGCGCGGCCCGCTGGAGGAGGCGATCGCCGCCTTCTACGCGGTGCTGGACCGCTACACGCTGGCCGACGTCGTCCGCAACCGCGGGCAACTCGCCCAGGTGCTGTTCTTCCCGGCCGCCGGCGCGCGGAAGCGCGCATGA
- a CDS encoding LAGLIDADG family homing endonuclease yields the protein MQRDDPVRAAALPPQPISTDVLAEKYLKDGERGLDDLYERVARALASVEAPPLCELWEARFLENLRRGAIGAGRIMSAAGTDLEATLINCFVQPVGDAIQGRDDQGLPGIYEALREAAETMRRGGGVGYDFSAIRPRGAIVRKTRSIASGPCGYIDVFDRSCATVESAGSRRGAQMGVLRIDHPDVREFIGAKRTPGRWSNFNVSVGVPGEFMRALEAGADWPLVHRAEPGRDLVAAGAHQRADGMWVYRTVPACELWDLVMRSAYDFAEPGILFLDTINTDNNLAYCERITATNPCVTADTWVLTTEGPAQVADLVGRRFTAVVDGKAFPVDSDGFFATGRKQVVRLRTREGHELRLTPDHLVRKMARRTRYVTEVQWSPAGDLQRGDEIVLHDHRATRGWQGAGTEQEGYLLGLLIGDGTLKKDKAVLSVWAPELRAVGDEHTALGGSAGIVAAAEAAASTLPHRADFGGFQRPVGDGRGEMRMGSAALRDLAFRLGLRVGHKTITPHVERQSSDFTVGLLRGLFDADGSVQGSQDKGVSVRLTQSDVSLLAAAQRMLLRLGIASTIYRDRKPALRQVMRDGKGGQALYDARPVHELVISGANLLEFEERVGFADTGKRERLDHALSAYRRALNVERFTATVEAVDEDGEEDVYDVTVRDVHAFDANGLYVHNCGEQPLPAYGCCDLGPVILTRFVRQPFGFGGEAAFDFDAFRDAVAVQVRALDNVLDLTHWPLPQQQDEARAKRRIGVGFTGLGNALAMLKLRYDEDDGRAMAVRIARAMRDAAYAASVELAREKGAFPAFDAGGYLRPGTFASRLDPALQDAIRAHGIRNSHLLSVAPTGTVSLAFADNASNGIEPPFSWTYRRKKREADGSTSEYEVVDHAWRLYRSLAGETAERPPYFVSALEMPAAAHLAMMEAVQPFVDTAISKTVNVPEDYPYDDFKDLYLEAWRAGLKGLATYRPNTILGSVLDAGPAQAAVAPLLETPAPDPMRAVIERRPRGTLPAVAEKVEYWTQQGRQTLYLVVSFLPVGEGRERAIEFFMPVGQQGESQQWISACMRLLSLAARGGFLDRALDDMRKVAWDRGPVRLGTYQRADGAEVPLWHDSEVAAIAYAIQALIARRRGDAAPTLTTPAPAVGVAGTAMAGTKCPECGAHAVIRKDGCEFCTQCGHVGACG from the coding sequence ATGCAACGTGACGATCCCGTGCGCGCCGCGGCGCTGCCGCCGCAACCGATCAGCACCGACGTGCTGGCCGAGAAGTACCTCAAGGACGGCGAGCGCGGGCTGGACGACCTGTACGAGCGCGTCGCGCGGGCGCTGGCCAGCGTGGAGGCCCCGCCGCTGTGTGAGCTGTGGGAGGCGCGCTTCCTGGAGAACCTGCGCCGGGGCGCGATCGGGGCCGGTCGCATCATGAGCGCCGCCGGCACCGACCTCGAGGCCACGCTGATCAACTGCTTCGTGCAGCCGGTGGGCGACGCGATCCAGGGCCGCGACGACCAGGGGCTGCCCGGCATCTACGAGGCGCTGCGCGAAGCGGCGGAGACGATGCGCCGCGGCGGCGGCGTCGGCTACGACTTCTCGGCCATCCGCCCGCGCGGCGCCATCGTGCGCAAGACGCGCTCGATCGCGTCCGGCCCGTGCGGCTACATCGACGTGTTCGACCGCTCCTGCGCGACGGTCGAGAGCGCGGGCTCGCGCCGCGGCGCGCAGATGGGCGTGCTGCGCATCGACCACCCGGACGTACGCGAGTTCATCGGCGCCAAGCGCACGCCGGGCCGCTGGTCCAACTTCAACGTGTCGGTGGGCGTGCCTGGCGAGTTCATGCGTGCGTTGGAAGCGGGCGCGGACTGGCCCTTGGTGCACCGTGCCGAGCCGGGTCGGGATCTCGTCGCCGCCGGCGCCCACCAGCGCGCCGACGGGATGTGGGTCTACCGCACCGTGCCCGCGTGCGAACTGTGGGACCTGGTGATGCGCTCGGCCTACGACTTCGCCGAGCCCGGCATCCTGTTCCTGGACACGATCAACACCGACAACAACCTCGCGTACTGCGAGCGGATCACGGCGACGAATCCGTGCGTCACCGCGGACACGTGGGTGCTCACGACCGAGGGGCCCGCGCAGGTAGCCGACCTCGTCGGCCGCCGCTTCACCGCCGTCGTCGACGGCAAGGCGTTCCCGGTCGACAGCGACGGGTTCTTCGCCACTGGGCGCAAGCAGGTCGTGCGCCTGCGCACCCGCGAGGGGCATGAGCTGCGGCTCACGCCGGACCACCTGGTGCGCAAGATGGCGCGCCGGACGCGCTACGTCACGGAGGTGCAGTGGTCGCCAGCCGGTGACCTGCAGCGGGGCGACGAGATCGTGCTGCACGACCACCGCGCCACGCGCGGCTGGCAGGGAGCCGGCACCGAGCAGGAGGGCTACCTGCTGGGCCTGTTGATCGGCGACGGGACGCTCAAAAAAGACAAGGCGGTGCTCTCCGTGTGGGCGCCGGAGCTGCGCGCCGTCGGCGACGAGCACACCGCCCTGGGCGGAAGCGCGGGCATCGTGGCCGCCGCGGAAGCCGCCGCGAGCACCTTGCCGCACCGCGCCGACTTCGGCGGCTTCCAGCGGCCGGTGGGCGACGGCCGCGGCGAGATGCGCATGGGGTCCGCGGCCTTGCGCGACCTGGCCTTCAGGCTTGGCCTGCGCGTGGGACACAAGACAATCACGCCGCACGTCGAGCGCCAGTCCAGCGACTTCACCGTGGGCCTCCTGCGCGGGTTGTTCGATGCCGACGGCTCGGTGCAGGGCAGCCAGGACAAGGGCGTGAGCGTGCGGCTCACGCAGTCGGACGTCTCGCTGCTCGCGGCCGCGCAGCGCATGCTGCTGCGCCTGGGCATTGCAAGCACGATCTACCGTGATCGCAAGCCCGCGCTGCGCCAGGTCATGCGCGATGGCAAGGGAGGGCAGGCGCTCTACGACGCGCGGCCCGTGCACGAGCTGGTCATCAGCGGCGCGAACCTGCTGGAGTTCGAGGAGCGCGTGGGCTTCGCCGACACCGGCAAGCGCGAGCGCCTGGACCATGCGCTGTCGGCGTACCGCCGTGCCCTGAACGTCGAGCGCTTCACGGCCACCGTCGAGGCGGTCGACGAGGACGGGGAGGAGGACGTCTACGACGTCACGGTGCGCGACGTCCACGCGTTCGACGCCAACGGCCTGTACGTGCACAACTGCGGTGAACAACCGCTGCCCGCGTACGGCTGCTGCGACCTCGGCCCGGTGATCCTCACGCGCTTCGTGCGCCAGCCGTTCGGGTTCGGCGGCGAGGCGGCGTTCGACTTCGACGCCTTCCGCGACGCGGTGGCGGTGCAGGTGCGCGCGCTGGACAACGTGCTGGACCTCACGCACTGGCCGCTGCCGCAGCAGCAGGACGAGGCGCGCGCCAAGCGCCGCATCGGCGTGGGCTTCACCGGGCTGGGCAACGCGTTGGCGATGCTCAAGCTGCGCTACGACGAGGACGACGGCCGCGCGATGGCGGTGCGCATCGCGCGCGCCATGCGCGACGCGGCGTATGCGGCGTCGGTCGAGCTGGCCAGGGAGAAGGGGGCGTTCCCGGCCTTCGACGCCGGCGGCTACCTGCGGCCCGGCACGTTCGCCAGCCGGCTCGACCCGGCGTTGCAGGACGCGATCCGCGCGCACGGCATCCGCAACAGCCACCTGCTGTCGGTCGCGCCCACCGGCACCGTGAGCCTGGCGTTCGCCGACAACGCGTCCAACGGCATCGAGCCGCCCTTCTCGTGGACCTACCGGCGCAAGAAGCGCGAAGCCGACGGCAGCACCAGCGAGTACGAGGTGGTCGACCACGCCTGGCGGCTGTACCGCTCGCTCGCCGGCGAGACCGCCGAACGGCCGCCGTATTTCGTCAGCGCGCTGGAGATGCCGGCGGCGGCGCACCTGGCGATGATGGAAGCGGTGCAGCCCTTCGTCGACACGGCGATCAGCAAGACGGTCAACGTGCCCGAGGACTATCCGTACGACGACTTCAAGGACCTGTACCTGGAAGCATGGCGCGCGGGCCTGAAGGGGCTGGCCACGTACCGGCCCAACACCATCCTCGGCTCGGTGCTCGACGCCGGCCCCGCACAGGCGGCCGTCGCGCCGCTGCTGGAGACGCCCGCGCCGGACCCGATGCGCGCGGTCATCGAGCGCCGCCCGCGCGGCACCTTGCCCGCGGTGGCCGAGAAGGTCGAGTACTGGACGCAGCAGGGCCGCCAGACCCTGTACCTCGTGGTGTCCTTCCTGCCGGTGGGCGAGGGCCGCGAGCGCGCGATCGAGTTCTTCATGCCGGTGGGCCAGCAGGGCGAGTCGCAGCAGTGGATCTCCGCCTGCATGCGGCTGCTGTCGCTGGCCGCGCGCGGCGGCTTCCTCGACCGCGCGCTGGACGACATGCGCAAGGTCGCGTGGGACCGCGGGCCGGTGCGGCTGGGCACGTACCAGCGCGCGGACGGCGCCGAGGTGCCGCTGTGGCACGACTCCGAGGTGGCGGCGATCGCGTATGCCATCCAGGCGCTGATCGCGCGCCGCCGCGGCGACGCCGCGCCGACACTCACCACGCCGGCGCCCGCCGTCGGCGTCGCCGGCACCGCGATGGCCGGCACCAAGTGCCCCGAGTGCGGCGCGCATGCTGTCATCCGGAAGGACGGGTGCGAGTTCTGCACCCAGTGCGGCCATGTGGGAGCTTGTGGCTGA
- a CDS encoding NnrS family protein produces MSGFLHIEEPPVRALPRFALWQLGFRPFYLLAGTFGALSALLWGLQMGGHLGMTYLADPLWHAHEMLFGFALPVIVGFLFTAGRNWTNQPTPTGGRLAALAALWLAGRLAVMTPWPMTSALLNAAFPLAAAIALAIPFVRARNRRNYFFVALLVAFALATLVVHLHAMGRLALPGWAGIGLALDVVLFILAVMAGRVVPMFTNNGVPGANAQRRAWLEKVALGSLLALLALDVLQAPIALLAGVAAIAALAHLARWCLWQPWRTLRTPLVWVLHAGYAWLWIHLALRAAAAVGWVTNSVATHALTTGALGLLVVGMMTRTSRGHTARPLRADRWDVACYVLVAAAGVVRVLVPPLLPAATAQAWLAAALLWAAGFGLFTVRYLPVLTRPRLDGKPG; encoded by the coding sequence ATGTCCGGTTTCCTCCACATCGAAGAACCTCCCGTCCGTGCCCTGCCGCGCTTCGCGCTGTGGCAACTGGGCTTCCGCCCCTTCTACCTGCTGGCCGGCACGTTCGGCGCGCTCTCCGCCCTGCTGTGGGGATTGCAGATGGGTGGCCACCTCGGCATGACGTATCTCGCCGATCCGCTGTGGCACGCGCACGAGATGCTGTTCGGCTTCGCGCTGCCGGTGATCGTCGGCTTCCTGTTCACGGCGGGGCGCAACTGGACCAACCAGCCCACGCCGACCGGCGGGCGGCTCGCCGCGCTGGCGGCGCTCTGGCTCGCGGGCCGGCTGGCCGTGATGACGCCGTGGCCGATGACGTCGGCCCTGCTGAACGCCGCGTTCCCGCTGGCCGCCGCGATCGCGCTGGCGATTCCGTTCGTGCGTGCGCGCAACCGGCGCAACTACTTCTTCGTCGCGCTGCTCGTCGCGTTCGCGCTCGCCACGCTGGTGGTGCACCTGCATGCGATGGGGCGGCTCGCGCTGCCCGGATGGGCCGGCATCGGGCTCGCGCTGGACGTCGTGCTGTTCATCCTGGCCGTGATGGCGGGGCGCGTGGTGCCCATGTTCACCAACAACGGCGTGCCCGGTGCGAACGCGCAGCGGCGCGCGTGGCTCGAGAAGGTGGCACTGGGCAGCCTGCTGGCGCTGCTGGCGCTCGACGTGCTGCAGGCGCCGATCGCGCTGCTCGCTGGGGTCGCCGCGATCGCCGCGCTCGCGCACCTGGCGCGTTGGTGCCTGTGGCAGCCCTGGCGCACGCTGCGCACGCCGTTGGTGTGGGTGCTGCACGCGGGCTACGCCTGGCTGTGGATCCACCTCGCGCTGCGCGCGGCGGCGGCCGTGGGGTGGGTCACCAACTCGGTGGCGACGCACGCATTGACCACCGGCGCGCTCGGCCTGCTGGTCGTCGGGATGATGACGCGCACCTCGCGGGGCCACACCGCGCGCCCGCTGCGCGCCGACCGCTGGGACGTGGCCTGCTACGTGCTGGTCGCCGCGGCGGGCGTGGTGCGCGTGCTGGTGCCGCCGCTGCTGCCGGCCGCGACGGCGCAAGCGTGGCTCGCTGCGGCGCTGCTGTGGGCTGCGGGTTTCGGGCTGTTCACGGTGCGCTACCTGCCCGTGTTGACGCGGCCTCGGCTGGACGGCAAGCCGGGCTGA